The sequence ccccatctgtggaatgttccCTCAGAGAGACTCACATGgagccatcattacatgtctttaggcaccaggcaaaagcatttctaTTAACCCCCATTctttaaataatctatggcctgttaaatgGGAAGGGggctgttattatgattattttattattatgatgtGTATATTATGCTATATCTTATGTTTTTCTTATTATGTGGCATCCCTAGGAGTGCTGAATCACTGATGCTCCTGGGATTATGCCGCCACTGGGAATTATGGAGAAAGTGGTTTTAAAATATTGCCCATCTAATTGAGCTAACTAAAACACTTAGACTTCTCTTTCAGTTCCAAGTTTTCATGGGAACAAAATAGCAATCTATGCCTCCTGAAATGTTTCTACTATATCTAGagcgttgcatacataaagatgcTATCCTGTGCTGTTTTAGTGCGTTATCTTTCAGAGATTCATGTAACATGAATCCTTCTTCATattccatatttttatttttttgaatagTGAAGTGACAACTTGCTTTTTATTGTCCACTGGAACGATTTCAGTCTTTCTCATCTCATACACTGAAGGCTTACTTGAATTCCTGTACAGTTTGAAGAATCCTCCATCTCAGTTTAATACCAAATGCTGACAAAGGACATTCAGGAAGTGTGGAAAAACCAAAGCACTTAAAGGTATTAGTTGTTTATATACTTTGCCATGTTAGTTTCATTCTCATTACCCCACCTTATAGCAGTTAAAAAGGCATTTGGGGAATTTTGATCTGGATCTCTGACTTTTCCTCCAATCTGGATCATTTGTATTGCTTAGAAGAATGCATAATGTGTGTGGGGTCGGGGGGAGAAGAAGCACTACAGCTTCTTCTACTTAGCTATATCTTTTGCAGTCCTTTATTTTGCTCAGTATGCTGAATCAGAAGCATGGTCAAGAATACAGGAGCTTTCAAGAAACAATTGCATTTATTTTGAAATTCAGAAAGGAGAAAATGTCACCCTTGCTTCTCTAAATGTTTTATCCATGAAAATGAGCATATGTGTTATGCACTAAAAAGCTATGTCAAAagtgacaaaataaataaatttgtttgtAATGCAAATATAACTATAAAATATTCAATTTTAAGTCAATATTTCTGCAAAATATTGGATCTTGAAACATATTTGTAGAAATACAGCAGGATATAATGCTGCTGGATTAAACTTCATAATATTAAAAAGTTGGATTTTTATGTAAATTGTTTCACAGGTATTTCAATGTAGGACACAAATTTCTTAAATTATGTGTGAAATTGAAGTTGCTCAATTAGAGAAATAATTTCAAAGTCTAAGTTTCtgagttttatttttgtaattgaTCATAGTGGAAGCTATTCTGATTTCATTGTTTATTTCATCTTTGCTCGTCTATTTCTTGCCAAAAGGGATCCTCTAggctcaccccaccccatgctCAGTGCAAGAATCTTCAACACAGAAAACGTCAAAGGGTTTGAATTGCTCCAAAGCAAGCAGTGTGCAAATCATTTCCTTAGATTTGCTAATAGCTCATAATAAACAAAAGAGAAGCTTTAATAGATTTTTGAAACTAATCATTAATATGTTCTCATTATTACAGTACCATACCTTCCCAAACCTTCTAGCAAAATACCatgcaaatattacaaaatgaggtccctttctctttctttcttttttgtatatcATTGCAGATAATATTTGAATCACGATATGAGAGAAGAAAATGAGACTGAATTGACTCAGTTTGTCCTCATTGGCTATTCTGGTCGGCCAAAGACAAGGATGGGACTCATTGTTTTCCTGATTGTTGTATATGCTATCACTGTAGTGGGAAATTTTATTATAATCTTAGTGACCACAACTGATCCTCGGCTTCACAATCCCATGTATTTTTTCCTCAGTAACTTATCCTTCCTTGACATTTGCTATGCATCTTCTTCAATCCCACAGTCCATTGCAAACCTTCTGGTGGACAAACCCACCACGTCCTTTGCCATGTGTTACTTCCAAATGAGTGGTGGTGCCTACTTAGCAGTGACCGAATGCTTCCTTTTGGCTGTCATGGCTTATGACAGGCTTATAGCCATTTCCAGCCCACTGCATTACATGCTAATCATGAACAAGAGATTGTGCATTCAGTTAGCAGCTGGGACGTGGTCAATTGGCTTATTTTTAGGCGTTATTCCCATTTATGCCATACCAGCACGCTTTTGTGGGAAAAATATGATTGATTATTTGACATGTGAAGTCAAAGCAGTTATGAAGCTGGTTTGCTCAGATACTTCCTTGAGCCAGCTGGTTATGTTCTTCACTGGGAGTGTCACTTTGCttggtccctttagctttatccTTTTCTCGTATTTGCGCATAATTGTGGCAATTCTAAGAATCCACTCAGCAGGGGGCAGGATGAAGGCTTTCTCCACATGTGCTTCCCACTTGACTGTAGTATCCATATTCTATGGCACCTTCATGTTCTCATATCTCCGCCCCCAAACTAAGACCACAAAGGATGTAGACAAGATAATTTCTATTTTCTATGGAGTTATGACTCCCATGTTAAACCCATTAATCTACACTCTCAGAAATCAGGAAGTTATAGGGGCCTTCAGAAGACTTGTGGGAAAGAAAGTGGATTCATGAAAAAGATACCTTGATCATATTGAGGATTGAAATATTTTCTGTGCCTCTTGATGTTATTGCTTCTGTTATTATCACAACCTTAACAGCTACTGAATTCATTTGAAACTAGTAAATCTGAATATGTTGTGTTAAAATGGAAATAAAGGCTCCTTGAAAATCTAACTGATATgctaaagataaatttattgttttaaaagtaGCTTCTTTCATGTCAAAGCAAGTAATTCCTAACAGTGTTTAAATCTACCGTTGGAGATTAAATCTAAGGAAGTCATGTACATGCACAATACAAACCAACTTAATACAAAATGCACTGTTGTACGATTAGAATTTCTGCATTAGCATATAAATAGTTGAAATGGTGTTGATTAAAGTGACTACAATTTTCTAAATGTTGTAGAGAAGTTAAATTACAAAATACCAGCCTGTAGGCTTAACCATAAAGCCCAAATGTATTTGCTTTCCCTATTTCCTAGTCCCTTTGTATTTGGATGTATatagttgtatccaatgctagaccaacttagagaagacccattgaagtcaatggacaTCATTAACTTAGGCTAATTAATTGTAATCAGTAAAAAGGTTAATCAGACACAATAGATGAGAGAAAAATAAGCAAATTCAGATACCAAAGGTTAAATTGTATTCACAACTGGTCCTATAGTGACCTACTGTAATTGGCACAGGGGAGATAAATATTGGAGAAAAGGAACTAAAATGGCAGTTACTGATTCCAGCTAAGCAGatggatttctttctctctcttttttgtcctttcccctccctctggtTTCAACCCGAGGAAAATATCTGCACATAGAAACAGGAAAGGAGGAGTGAAATGGCCCTTGGTCAAAACCAAGCTGTTGGGTGGACCTCTCCTCTCTTTCAGATGCAGCTAGGTGGAATGATTGTCAATTGAAGCCAAGGAAAGGAGGCAAACAGGTGGTTTCAGCTGAACTGATGGAGTGTACTTTAATGTCTTCCATTTCCCACAAATGCAGCCAGCTTGTAAAACAGGCTACAATGTAGCTGCtgaacagggatggagaaacctCTGTATCTCCTGTTATAATACTGCCAGGTCCTTTCATTCTCCATATGTTCATCTAGtgtaggggtagccaacatggtggcctccagatgttgtggactacaactactATCATCACTAACCATTGACCATATTGACAGGGGtaagggatggacaaatctgtagctgtgattttctccattcatttttttcctatcTTAAGTTCAGGTCTGTGCATTTCTACATCACTTTCTGTTGTtctctttattatttataataagtCAGTTGCCCAGGTTTCCTGCAACATTATCACATCGAAACTCGTTATGTACTCATGAAATGACTCATTCCCTACTTTGTTGGCACAACCCGCTATGTTCCATGAAATAATATTTAGGCTACTCTCGTCATTGGCAATTTGGCTTCATTGTGACGGGCAGATTGTAGTCAGCTCTTCCTCTGTCTCAGTTATAACACAGCCATTCTTGAGGTGTCTGAAATGTTGTTCTTTCTGGGGTTGTTTTACAGACTTGTCCAGATTGCCAGCCGTCAGCAGTAGTGTCCAGTTGTTTGTGGCTTTCGGGAGATCAGAGTAAAAAATGATTAGATCTGTCTCTGGCAGTCTTGATGTTGTGCTTTCCTTGGGTGTGGCATCATCTGGCAGTGGGTGATCTGTTTTCAgtccatgaaaattcattagcattttaaaaaatagatgtgTACATATGTAGAATTTTATTCAGTGAGCTTCTTtgtatttgctttctttttattattattattatttcattttaccaAAGCtacaatcataaataaataagaataaaaatgtgaactctaccactgagaccattccattctaactatccaacctccaaaAATTTCAACACTTCTTCTAAtgattttaacagtacaaattctacaaacacttcccatatctcctcaaaatcatttctcctgcatattcctcatcttaccttaatgacacatgctaatttatcattaatacctatatcccacacctctttatgccATTCTtcaattttatattctgcttgctaCTTCCCAGCTATCATAATTCAtacagctgtcaataaatttgtgagcaagtccttcatagcctgtgaaccttccaccccatcgtaaattgataatcatgctacctctggacttttggtcagctttaacacAGTGATTTCTCCTTAAACATAAGTACAATTTTTCATTAacatttagtgcaaatttctcctaataaattcATTTGTTATGCAGTTTTCACTatggtacacatttttgcaagcaattttgcaAATGTAGTGCATTTTGGATTAATATATGCAGTTTTATGCTCAGTTTAATATATGTACTTTGTTTGCTTTGAGACCTatgtcacaaaattcagatacacGTGAATTTTGAGGGCTAGTTGTGCattggtttgtgtttttgttcaagAGGTGTGAATTAGGCAGCTTCTCATTTAAatacaaacaaaattaaatttcTCTCCTCTTCCTATTGATGCAAAAGTataattgttgtaaacaaaattgaATTAGGCAAGTAACACTATGGGGAGCTTATTCACTTTCGGGTAACTAACAGGGGGTGGGTCGactgactttttcttttttgacaaaACACTTATATGATGGGTTAATATGCCTTGTCTTATCAAAATCTCCTTCCACAATGAGTATTTCACCTATCTAAAATTATTGCATCATTAATAGGAGTATTAGTGTCAGCATTATTTATAACCCAGCCTTGAAACAAATACAAGTATAGTTctatgaatatattttttttaagaaaaaaaataggatgagAACCTCAATAACAGTGGCATGAGTTTACTGCTCAAGTATTCCCAATTTGCCTTTTTTGAGATTTGAACATCTGTTAGGTCCCATCATGTACCCTGATATTCTTCCAAGTCAAAGTAAGAAATTATGAAGCAGAGTACTGTTAATTTCCTGCAGAAAGACATTTTCCCACTGGAGCCCAACAGCACTAATTAGGTCTTAACTTTGAATCCCATCAGGGAACATATAGCATTCCAAGAAACTTAAGAATTTCTTCATAATGTAGTTGTTGCTTTAGTGGGAAAAAATATTAAGgttattttcttctttaaatgtattcaGGGAAGTGTACATCAGAAATAGCCTTCTGCAGTTCATATATCTCTCTCAAGCTGAAACAAAGCCCTCTTCAAAGTCTGATTGAGATTTGATCATTTTCAGCTTTCCCTCTTGCTGATTTCTGCCAGGTCCCATTTATTCAATAGTTGTGGAGAGGCAAGGAGGAAAACTTTAGGAGAGGAGGCAGTTGCACTTTGAGCAGCCCCCCAAAATGAGACACAGTGACACAGGattttagtttaagtttttgggcaattaattttattaaatacagaatttgagtggtattggcttaggcattggaatccCACAGACTATATCAGACTCCCGCTCACATCGCAGGGAGTCTGTTAAGGGCGAAACATCGCCAGAGGGAGCACTGCCAGTGGCAACCAACTTGAGCTCACCCCCAGTGTCCCCATGGGTTCCTGGCATGGCCCAAGCCCCTACCACGGAGTTCCGGACAAGAGCCAGAccgacccctggattcctttaatggaatacccttgactTTGGAGGGGTatgtgatggccacacctcccttcCCCCACACATTGCtgttccaatgcctaactgctaaaccttacaaagttgtggcgATTACTATGTGGTAGGTGGAAATGAAATGGCCCTGCCAATCTGCCTGAttgaaaaattcctaccaggcccccattGCAAAACAGGCGACCAACAAAGTGCATAGCAAGGCCAGATGCACAAAGGAAAGGGTGTTCCACTCTGCAAGGCAAAAGAGGTCCAGCAAACATCGCACAGGGCTTATATTGTTTCACAGCCACCCCCCAAGCCAAGCGATTGGCTTTAGGGTCCACGTGACTGCAAAATGACCAACCGGAGCGGAACAGGCTTACCCTGCCCGCACCTGATAGTGGGGCGTGCTCAGAGATCCGATCACAACGTGTACCCTCAGTCAAGTGGATCCGATTTGACAGAGGATAGCAAGCCTCCAAGCATGTATTGTGCCATCATATACACAGGGATATGTTGTAATCACTGCTGCTAGCATATGATTGGAAGGCTTAATCTTTATATACAAATTATATTTGATCTTTCCCACAGCACACCCCCAAATATTGTTATCTCACACAGTTGAGATGTTTTCAATATTGAACAGAATTTCAGCAACTCCAAAATCACCACCCCCACCTTTCATCCCCAAACCCACTCACTTAACTGACCATCCTTGGGGAGAGCCCTGAAGCAAGCCAAGGCTATTAGCCTTGCTATTCAGGAGGCTGTTAGCTGCAAGATCAATCAAACCAGGACTCTTCCTATCGTTCTCAACATGTGTGCCTATCAGAAGAGTGATTCAGCTGTGTTCCTCTGCCTTAATCTGCTGAAAGACAAGTAACTGCTGGACTCCTTACTAGTGCGGTGCCAGATTTTAATTAAGTTTGACGAAGGAGGATTGCTTTGGATTGATGGCTAAGAAAAAAAAGCGGCAGCGAGAGCCCTCCGAGCCAAGTTGCTTAACCAGATCAAAAACAAAATCTAAACAATTAAGCCTGACAGACTTCTCAGACTGGACAATTGCCAAAATTGAACAAGAGGTGCCTGATGGGCTAGAAACAAGGACAAGGGAACTTTTCAAACCTTGTATTTAAGTGTTTGACTAAGAAGCTAACCAGGGGGAAGGATGGACAAATTATAGCAGAAAAAGAAAGATCAAATCATTCATCAAGGAGACATTAAACCTACAAAGACCAGTTGCTCCAGTTCTAAGTGGCTAAGCATGAAGAGAAATCCTCATTATCCCTTATGGCCTCACAAACTCCACAGCATCACTCTCTATGATTTAGAGGAATGTGTGTAAAGGAGATGAggtggggaagctttttaagTCTGAGATCCACATTCTTACTAGAACAGCTTCGGGTTGTGTGTTACATATTACTGGTGGTGAGAGCAAAGGTAAAAGCAGTTGGGCTCAGAGGCAAACAGTGCGGGGAGCAACATACAAAATACTTGCTTTTCTCCTAAAAACTGCTTTCCTGccatgaaaaataataatcaaaggcTTATACAGGCATAGCTCTTTCTTCTATCAAAGCAAGCAGTTCAAGAATACATTCATGCACTTGAGGAGAAAGGTCATTCTCAAAGGCAAAGGGGTGTGGCATGGTGAGAGTCCAAAACACCAGACAAAGCGAGCATGAGTACTGCATGCACCCCCTGGATCTGAGGTTCCACACCTCTGTACACATGTAGACTCTCCATGGTTAGAGGCtttcgaataccagttgctggaaaatgcaggaggagagagtaCACTTGTGCCCAGGTTCTGCTTGGGGATTTCCCATGAGCatatggctggccactgtgacagCAGGATGCTGAGTTATATGGACCCTTGGTCGGAGTTCCTTTCCCTAGCCATAGTCCAAGAGTTGGACACTAGAGGGCAGGGACAGCGGCTCAGGGTCTGAAGGCATGACCCTGTTATTTCCCACAACCGAGTTGCATAAAACCTCCAAAGGGCTACTGTGTCATAGATAATAGTGTCAATGTTAAATATGGCCCTTGGATTACTGGGCATATCTAGGCACAATTTATAGTGCTGCTATTGAACTCTGAAAGCCATCTACAGGTTGAGGAAGGCCAATATGCTAACAGATAAATGTACTCAGGTCTTAAGAATCAGCATAAGAGATCCTGCTCATAAACCCAAGATCAAGATAAATGAATTTACTGGGATTAAGAGACAGGGCCTGCTTTATTGTCAACTCATTTTGGAGCAACTTTGACTCAACATGGTATAGTTAAGAGTGTTGTCCCTGGGAGACCAATTCCCACTGTTGCTCATTTTAACTTGATACAGCCTTACTTTTTAAACTGACTGTGTATGAGTATATGAACTTGCTTGtgggtatgtttttgtttttacatttaaaTTTTACTTAAACTCATTAAAAAGATATACAAAAGTTTATACCCAgcacaaagtatttttttaaaaaataaaccagaacaaaAAAATCCTAATCTAAAAAGAAACCATTCCTCAACAAGAGGGAATATATCTTTCCATAACTTGCTTCTTTTTCCATTGTTGattccatttgtttgtttcttttaaataattCCTTTACCTTACAATAAGTCTTCTTAAGGCTCCTTTTACTTCTTGATTTCTGAGTGTGTAGATTAGTGGGTTTAACATGGGAGTCACAGTTCCATAGAAGAGAGAAATTGCCTTATCCAGTTCATTTGTGGTTTTAGTTTGAGGTCGGATATATGAAAATATAGCAGTTCCAAAGAAAATGGTTACCACAGTCAAATGGGATGCACATGTGGAAAAAGCCTTTAGTCTCCCATCTGATGAATGGATTCTCAGAACTGCCACAATAATGCATAAATATGAGAAAAGGATAAAGGCAAAGGGAGCAAGCAATGTGAGGGATCCAATGAAGAACATAAGCAGTTGCCTCATGGAGGTATCTGAGCAAGCAAGCTTCATAACAGCTATGAGTTCACATGTGAAATGATTGATCACATTTCTCCCACAAAAGCGAGCTGGCAGGGCATAATTGGGAATAACTCCTAAAAAAAAGGCACTTGACCATGTCCCAGCTGCTAACTGAATGCACAATCTCTTGTTCATGATTAACATGTAATGTAGTGGGCTGGAAATGGCTATAAGTCTGTCGTAAGCCATAACAGCCAACAGGAAGCATTCAGTCGTTCCTAACCAGACACCATTGTTCATTTGCAAGTAACACATCGTAAAGGACATGGTGGGTTTGTCCACCAGGAGATTTGCAATGGCCTGTGGGATGGAAGATGTTGAATATCCAATGTCAAGGAAGGACAGATTACCAAGGAAAAAGTACATGGGGTTGTGGAGTCGAGGATCAGCAATGGTGCCCAAAATAATAAGAACATTTCCCGCAATGGTTATGGAGTAGACAACTGTCAGGAAAGCAATTAATCCCATTCTTGTCTTTGGTCGACCAGAATAGCCGATGAGGACAAATTCAGTCACTGCAGTCTCATTTTCCTCTTCCATATCCTAAATGAAATATTCAATGACACTGAGAATGGGATTTTCTAAAGAAAGGACATAACCAGCTTGCTAGTCAATAGTATTCAGGTATTTCAGTCATTAACACACTCTAACATGCTAAAAAAATCACAATCCCACTAACATCAGAGATCACTAGGACTTGTGAAGGTAAATTCATATAGGATTGCATCCAACAACATGTCTAATCTTAAGTAAAGAAATACTGAATTCAATCAGATATACTAAGTTTATTTGGAGGTTATCAAACAAATACGATTTGTGTCactgcattttgtgtgtgcttaCAATGGATCCCCAATCCAATAAATCTGAGTgaattaattgtttttaaatttttcttttcttttgtttatgcTTCCCAAAAAAATTAACAAGATGAATACATTATTCAAGTTTATGTTCTCATTTAAAAAGAGATGGCTGCTCATTCAATACATATAgaaatatacttttaaaatagACAGTGAATACCTTCAAATGCCTTTGACCTTCAAAACATTTTTGATGTCCTTCATCAGCATTTGTTACTAAAATTAGAATTGACATTTTTTAACCACTGGTCTTCACCTGGTGGATCATGATCCATTCATGGGTCACAGCCAAACACAAGATGGTCTTCCAGAGGAGTCTTTCAGATAtggaaggtaaaaaaaaaataagaagctgGCTGAAAAATTAATATTTGAGATAAAGTGGATCCTGAGTCTGAAAAGGTTTTATAACATTATGGGATAAAGGATTGCCTTAATAAAGTATCAATTTCTGATCCTTGGAGAGTTTCAAAATGTTCTAAGTAGAGAGAAGGACAGTGCAGAAGGTAGTGGGTATATGTTTTGTTCATATCTGGGGGGAAAGAGCCCTTCTCTCAGGTTTTTTCCTTAGttagtttatatttttaaatacacatCCTTATTCTGCATTTCCTTGGGTACATAGTCCCAGGAGCCTCATTGattcagcagcctcaaaaacacTCTCTTGCAATGCAGAATTGAATCTGTACCTGCTCatattgtaaagaaaaagaaaggaatctGGTGCATTTTATGTGGGGGTGGTCCATAACACACCAGTAGAGTACATTGTACACGAAATATTTCCCAACAACTCCGGGTAGGGTTGCAAatttccctgcctgaaatcctggaaagctgacATGGACATACTTATTCCTAAAAATGTTTACCTTTGACATGTCAACTAGATTTGCAAGAATCTTTTATTAGCAATATTAACACAACAGGTGCAGATAAAACCTTGCTCCCTGCCTAAAATAGATTTTTCAATAGTTGTAGAATCATTCATCCACTTTAAATGTGGTGCCTTTCCCCTTCCCACACATCTTCTTAATGCTCCTTTTACTTCCTGATTTCTGAGTGTGTAGATGAGGGGGTTTAACATGGGTGTCAGTACCccacagaaaaaagaaatggtTTTATCAAGCTCTCGTGTGTCTTTACTTTGAGGTTTGAGGAATGGAAATATAGCAGTACCGAAAAAAATGCTTACCACAGTCAGGTGGGAAAAGCCAGCTTGAGAAAGCCTTCTACCTGCCACCTGATGAATGAATTATTAGCATGACCATTATAATGCACAAGTATGAGAAAAGGATAAAGGCAAAGGGGCCAAGAAATGTGAGAATCCCAGTTAAGAACATTAGCAGTTAGTTCAAAGAGGTATCTGGTCAGGTAAGCTTTAGAACTGCTTTCACTTCACATGTCACATGGTTAATTATGTTGTTTCTGCAAAAGTGAGTTGGCATTGCATACATTGGTGACTACCCCTAAAAATACACCACTGCTCCATGTTCCAGCAGCTAACTGAATACAACATCTCTTGCTCATGATTTGCATGTAGTGCAGTGGACTGGAAATGGCTATATACTGGTCATAAACCACGATGGCCAAGAGGAAGCATTCAGTCATACCTAACGAGACACCACCGTTCATATGCAAGTAACACTGCAAATGGTGGGTTTGTCCACCAGAAGATTCACATTCTTACTTGAACAGCTTTCTGGGGGGTGGATCACATACTACTGGTGGTGAGAGCAAAGGTAAAAGCAGTTGGGCTCAGAGGCAAAAAGTGTGGGGAGCAACATACAAAAAACAGCCTTTCTCCTATAGGCTGCGTTTCTGCCATGAAAAAATCAAAGGCTTATACATGCATAGCTCTTTCTTCCATCAAAGCTAGCAGTTGAAGAATACATTCATGCACTTGAGGAGAAAGATCATTATGGGGTGTGGCATGGTGAGAGTCCCAAACACATGTAGACTCTCCATGGTTAGAGGCttcggaataccagttgctggaaaatgcaggaggagagagtaCACTTGTGCCCAGGTTCTGCTTGGGGATTTCCCATGAGCTGGCCACTGTGACAGCAGGATGCTGAGTTATATGGACCCTTGGTCGGAGTTCCTTTCCCTAGTCATAGTCCAAGAGTTGGACACTAGAGGGCAGGGACAGCGGCTCAGGGTCTGAAGGCATGACCCTGTTATTTCCCACAACCGAGTTGCATAAAGCCTCCAAAGGGCTACTGTGTCATAGATAATAGTGTCAATGTTAAATATGGTGCTTGGTTTATTGGGTGAATCTAGGCACAATTGAAAGTGCTGCTATTGAACTTTAAAAGCCATCTACAGGTTGAGGAAGGCCAATATGCCAACAGATAAATGTACTCAGATAAATGTACTCATAGGCCCAAGATCAAGATAAATGAATTTACTGGGATTAATAGACAAGGCCTTCTTTATTGTCATTTACCAATTTACACTGTTGCTCACTTTAAGTTGTTACATCCTTACTTTTTTAAACTGACTGTGTATGAGTATAGGAACCTGCTTGTGTattcgtttttgtttttacattttatttttactgatacTCATCAAAAGATATGATAAAGTTTATACCCAGCACAaagtatctttttaaaataaaccagaataaaggggggtggggga comes from Podarcis raffonei isolate rPodRaf1 chromosome 13, rPodRaf1.pri, whole genome shotgun sequence and encodes:
- the LOC128400625 gene encoding olfactory receptor 13H1-like; the protein is MREENETELTQFVLIGYSGRPKTRMGLIVFLIVVYAITVVGNFIIILVTTTDPRLHNPMYFFLSNLSFLDICYASSSIPQSIANLLVDKPTTSFAMCYFQMSGGAYLAVTECFLLAVMAYDRLIAISSPLHYMLIMNKRLCIQLAAGTWSIGLFLGVIPIYAIPARFCGKNMIDYLTCEVKAVMKLVCSDTSLSQLVMFFTGSVTLLGPFSFILFSYLRIIVAILRIHSAGGRMKAFSTCASHLTVVSIFYGTFMFSYLRPQTKTTKDVDKIISIFYGVMTPMLNPLIYTLRNQEVIGAFRRLVGKKVDS
- the LOC128400445 gene encoding olfactory receptor 13H1-like; translated protein: MGLIAFLTVVYSITIAGNVLIILGTIADPRLHNPMYFFLGNLSFLDIGYSTSSIPQAIANLLVDKPTMSFTMCYLQMNNGVWLGTTECFLLAVMAYDRLIAISSPLHYMLIMNKRLCIQLAAGTWSSAFFLGVIPNYALPARFCGRNVINHFTCELIAVMKLACSDTSMRQLLMFFIGSLTLLAPFAFILFSYLCIIVAVLRIHSSDGRLKAFSTCASHLTVVTIFFGTAIFSYIRPQTKTTNELDKAISLFYGTVTPMLNPLIYTLRNQEVKGALRRLIVR